In Asterias rubens chromosome 10, eAstRub1.3, whole genome shotgun sequence, the following proteins share a genomic window:
- the LOC117295911 gene encoding somatostatin receptor type 2-like gives MGQRVGIYTIQNYIKLYHRVPVGHKMSTNFSSSDDAASTPLPTLIPVLFAREQPLRYAAPSVMVLTLLIGVVGNACLLLVNLRAKRSKSCNVLDVPLTTLAIVDLVLLVVTGPFFAVEFVLEDWPFGDAACRLLLPVNHLTETVGAYTVGLLALDECLVIALPNSYARRRDLKAAVASNLAVCLISFLLTIPAYIFTTNHQTMYRASFCTMHMPGVAHGIQLYAFVICFCIPQCITLSCLLWIFYKSNGNLWRPANDESQPRSKQTRSMVLLIASLSGAQILLWLPYHIVSFLRSGIFSPAITRQDVHSYTAIACYAYAYSAIKPMLYIFLNEDIRNRFVGAIPLGWGKGIQGIRHGAREPNSPVHFQFDTASGSGRVPSMSSLRTIPGYPNVGINGEAEGVMDCPDRSWRL, from the coding sequence ATGGGACAGCGTGTTGGAATTTACACCATACAAAACTATATAAAACTTTACCATCGTGTACCAGTGGGCCATAAGATGTCCACTAATTTTTCCTCATCGGATGATGCTGCGTCCACACCGCTGCCCACCCTCATCCCAGTGCTGTTCGCCCGGGAGCAACCGCTCCGCTACGCGGCACCGAGTGTCATGGTGCTCACGCTCCTCATCGGCGTTGTCGGTAACGCCTGCCTACTTTTGGTCAATCTCCGGGCAAAGAGGAGCAAGTCATGCAACGTGTTGGACGTCCCCCTGACCACCCTAGCGATTGTAGACCTAGTTCTGCTTGTCGTCACCGGACCGTTTTTTGCTGTCGAGTTCGTTCTTGAGGACTGGCCGTTCGGGGATGCCGCATGCCGGCTGCTgctcccagtgaatcacctcaCGGAGACGGTCGGTGCGTACACTGTCGGCTTACTCGCTCTTGATGAGTGCCTTGTCATTGCTCTACCGAACTCTTATGCCCGCCGTCGTGACCTAAAGGCGGCAGTTGCTTCAAACCTAGCTGTATGCTTAATCTCGTTTCTCCTCACGATTCCAGCTTATATCTTCACCACAAACCATCAAACAATGTACCGGGCATCGTTCTGCACAATGCATATGCCTGGTGTTGCCCACGGCATCCAGTTGTATGCTTTTGTGATATGTTTCTGCATCCCACAATGCATAACTCTTTCTTGCCTGTTGTGGATCTTCTACAAGTCCAACGGTAACTTATGGCGTCCCGCGAACGACGAGAGCCAGCCCAGGAGCAAGCAGACGCGATCGATGGTCCTGCTCATTGCGTCTCTAAGCGGCGCTCAAATTCTGCTCTGGCTGCCGTACCACATAGTCTCGTTCCTCCGCTCCGGTATCTTTTCACCAGCTATAACCCGTCAAGATGTCCACTCTTATACAGCCATAGCATGCTACGCCTACGCCTACTCAGCAATCAAACCAATGTTGTACATTTTCCTTAATGAGGATATCCGTAACCGTTTCGTAGGAGCGATTCCCCTGGGGTGGGGGAAGGGAATCCAGGGAATACGCCACGGGGCTCGGGAGCCTAACTCCCCCGTACATTTTCAGTTTGACACGGCAAGTGGAAGTGGCAGAGTACCATCAATGAGTTCTCTTCGTACCATCCCTGGCTATCCAAATGTGGGGATCAACGGTGAGGCTGAGGGTGTAATGGACTGTCCAGATCGGAGTTGGCGCTTGTAA